The following are encoded together in the Corynebacterium jeikeium genome:
- a CDS encoding phosphoribosyl-ATP diphosphatase, whose amino-acid sequence MSRPKAVLWDMDGTLIDTEPLWGKATFELGELLGRPLTPEVRARTIGGSFPNTLSVVAEWAGYELKDGDLERYRTWMFDGLRVKMCVWLGVSRGLDLAFLNAD is encoded by the coding sequence TTGAGTAGGCCGAAGGCCGTCCTCTGGGACATGGACGGCACCCTCATCGACACCGAACCGCTGTGGGGTAAGGCCACCTTCGAGCTCGGCGAGCTGCTAGGCCGCCCGCTCACCCCGGAGGTGCGCGCTAGAACCATCGGCGGCAGCTTCCCCAACACCTTGAGCGTGGTGGCCGAGTGGGCGGGCTACGAGCTTAAAGACGGCGACCTGGAGCGTTACCGCACCTGGATGTTCGACGGGTTAAGGGTCAAAATGTGTGTCTGGCTCGGCGTGTCGCGGGGGTTAGATTTGGCCTTTTTGAATGCCGATTGA
- a CDS encoding IS256-like element IS1249 family transposase, translating into MSKNQPRCHCGGEMKRNGTTSKGTTRWRCKQCGASSVKRRNDITNAAVFTQFIEHCTTAISLDDLAKRNGVSRATMKRRFKWCWLVDVPDPTAGHHKRIYDQVFLDGTYTAGGCLIVAATIDHVIAWHWCKHETTRDYQLLLERIEAPLIAVIDGGQGAYSAIKKCWPTTKIQRCLVHAQRVVRRYTTTNPRTDAGRTIYRLALKLTRITTLDEAAAWGVQLHEFSTIYREWMNEKTMIKDPKTGAWTRVWTHHNVRKAYNSLNHLWRSEMLFVYLNPPAGVLAPERIKSTTNSLEGGINAQLKLLARTHRGRSGERQRRMLDWWLYLKTELPDDPVRIARQSDWGQGQLAKVSTLTQTENQADHETGRPALYDNAIDTDYTHSIGIQKGQI; encoded by the coding sequence ATGTCGAAGAACCAACCACGCTGCCACTGCGGCGGTGAAATGAAACGCAACGGCACCACCAGCAAAGGCACCACCAGATGGCGCTGCAAACAATGCGGCGCCTCCAGCGTCAAACGTCGAAACGACATCACCAACGCGGCAGTGTTCACCCAGTTCATCGAGCATTGCACCACCGCAATATCACTCGACGACCTAGCCAAACGAAACGGTGTTAGCCGCGCCACCATGAAGCGGCGCTTCAAGTGGTGCTGGCTCGTTGATGTGCCTGACCCCACCGCCGGCCACCACAAGCGGATCTACGACCAGGTATTTCTCGATGGCACCTACACCGCCGGTGGCTGCCTGATCGTCGCGGCGACCATCGACCACGTGATCGCCTGGCACTGGTGCAAACACGAAACCACCCGCGACTACCAACTGCTGCTTGAACGCATCGAAGCCCCACTCATCGCCGTCATCGACGGCGGCCAAGGCGCATACAGCGCAATCAAAAAGTGCTGGCCGACTACGAAAATTCAACGCTGCCTCGTCCACGCCCAACGCGTGGTCCGCCGCTACACCACCACCAACCCACGCACCGATGCCGGGCGCACCATCTACCGACTTGCGCTGAAACTGACCCGGATCACCACACTGGATGAAGCCGCCGCGTGGGGTGTGCAACTGCACGAGTTTTCAACGATCTACCGGGAATGGATGAACGAGAAAACCATGATCAAAGACCCCAAAACAGGTGCATGGACCCGCGTGTGGACCCACCACAACGTGCGCAAGGCCTACAACAGCCTCAACCATCTTTGGCGGTCCGAGATGCTGTTTGTCTACCTCAACCCGCCAGCAGGAGTCCTTGCGCCCGAGCGGATCAAATCCACCACCAACAGCTTAGAAGGCGGCATCAACGCCCAGCTCAAACTGCTCGCCAGAACCCACCGCGGCAGATCAGGCGAACGACAACGCCGCATGCTGGATTGGTGGCTCTACTTAAAAACGGAACTGCCTGACGATCCAGTACGAATCGCCAGGCAGTCCGACTGGGGCCAGGGCCAACTCGCCAAAGTATCCACCCTGACCCAAACCGAGAACCAAGCCGACCACGAAACAGGACGCCCAGCCCTCTACGACAACGCTATCGACACCGACTACACCCACTCAATCGGCATTCAAAAAGGCCAAATCTAA
- a CDS encoding IS256-like element IS3503 family transposase, translating into MTTNRPSCPLCGNNTKKNGTTSKSTTRWRCTHCGHSFTRNTQTHNKNTATMALFIQWATGTQSLTTFAAHHGVTRQTMHHRFRWCWWIIPTPTIDSFRIHDQIFLDATYLKSGCLLIAASKTHVINWTWARHETTAAYTELLRPIAAPLIAVTDGGQGAQSAIHHCWPTTRIQRCLVHAQRTVRRHTTSNPRTDAGKTLYRLALKLTRITDLDQASTWVAHLHEFDHTYREWMNEKTTIKDPATGAYTKVYTHQRVRAAYQSLLSLHRRDLLFTYLQPPPTTIDPDNLAATTNSLEGGINAPIKELARRHRGLSLPHQRTVMDWWLYLHTEVPDDPVKIARDQRWGQDALSTATDLITHNTTATTNDIGAPAEYDTAIDTSYQHNLGIQKGWIK; encoded by the coding sequence ATGACCACCAACCGCCCCAGCTGCCCACTATGCGGCAACAACACAAAGAAAAACGGCACCACCAGCAAATCAACCACCCGTTGGCGCTGCACCCACTGCGGACACTCCTTTACCCGCAACACCCAAACCCACAACAAAAATACCGCCACCATGGCTTTGTTCATCCAATGGGCCACCGGCACCCAATCTCTAACCACCTTCGCCGCACACCATGGCGTAACCAGGCAAACCATGCACCACCGATTCCGATGGTGCTGGTGGATCATCCCCACACCCACCATCGACTCATTCCGCATCCATGACCAAATCTTCCTCGACGCGACCTATCTAAAGTCCGGATGCCTCCTGATCGCAGCCAGTAAAACCCACGTCATCAACTGGACCTGGGCCAGACACGAAACCACCGCCGCCTACACCGAACTCCTACGCCCCATTGCCGCACCACTAATCGCAGTCACAGACGGCGGACAAGGTGCCCAATCAGCCATCCACCACTGCTGGCCAACAACACGCATCCAACGCTGCCTCGTCCACGCCCAACGAACAGTCCGCCGCCACACCACCAGCAACCCCCGCACCGATGCCGGCAAAACCCTCTACCGCCTAGCCCTGAAACTCACTCGCATCACCGACCTTGACCAAGCATCCACATGGGTCGCCCACCTGCACGAATTCGACCACACCTACCGGGAATGGATGAACGAGAAAACCACCATCAAAGACCCTGCTACCGGCGCCTACACCAAGGTCTACACCCACCAACGCGTCCGAGCGGCCTATCAATCATTGCTATCTCTGCACCGCAGAGACCTGCTGTTTACCTACCTGCAACCCCCACCAACAACCATCGACCCCGACAACCTTGCAGCAACAACAAACAGCCTCGAAGGTGGCATCAACGCCCCCATAAAAGAACTAGCCCGCAGACACCGCGGACTATCACTACCGCATCAACGCACAGTGATGGATTGGTGGCTGTATCTACATACAGAAGTCCCTGACGATCCGGTCAAGATCGCCAGGGACCAACGATGGGGTCAAGACGCACTTTCCACAGCAACAGACCTGATCACCCACAACACCACAGCCACTACCAATGACATCGGTGCACCAGCAGAATACGACACCGCCATCGACACCAGCTACCAACACAACCTCGGCATCCAAAAAGGCTGGATCAAATAA
- a CDS encoding glycine--tRNA ligase produces MASTIDSVVNLAKRRGLVYPCGEIYGGTRSAWDYGPLGVELKENIKRQWWRHMVTSRRDVVGLDSSVILPKRVWEVSGHVEVFTDPLVESLHTHKRYRADHLLEAYEEKHGHPPANGLADINDPETGQPGAWTEPKAFSGLLKTFLGPVDDKEGLHYLRPETAQGIFTNFKNVMTTSRQKPPFGIAQVGKSFRNEITPGNFIFRTREFEQMEMEFFVKPGEDEEWHQYWIDDRHQWYIDLGIKPENLRLYEHPKEKLSHYSKRTVDVEYAFHFNGSKWGELEGVANRTDYDLRVHSEGSGEDLSFYDQTTEERWIPYTIEPAAGLGRAMMAFLVDAYTEEEVPNAKGGTDTRTVLKLDRRLAPVKIAVLPLSKKETLTPTAEKIAGQLRGFWNVDYDTSGAIGRRYRRQDEIGTPFCVTVDFDTLEDNAVTVRERDTMEQERIKIEDLQSYFAERLAGC; encoded by the coding sequence ATGGCAAGCACCATTGATTCCGTCGTCAACCTAGCCAAGCGCAGGGGGCTGGTGTATCCCTGCGGCGAGATCTACGGTGGCACCCGCTCTGCCTGGGATTACGGCCCGCTGGGTGTGGAGTTGAAGGAGAACATCAAGCGCCAGTGGTGGCGCCACATGGTTACTTCCCGCCGCGATGTTGTGGGCCTGGATTCTTCCGTGATTCTGCCGAAGCGCGTGTGGGAGGTCTCCGGCCACGTTGAGGTGTTCACTGACCCGCTGGTTGAGTCCCTGCACACCCACAAGCGTTACCGCGCGGACCACCTGCTGGAGGCTTATGAGGAGAAGCACGGCCACCCGCCGGCAAATGGTCTGGCCGACATCAACGATCCGGAGACCGGCCAGCCCGGCGCTTGGACCGAGCCGAAGGCTTTCTCTGGTCTGCTGAAGACCTTCCTGGGGCCCGTTGACGATAAGGAAGGCCTGCACTACCTGCGCCCGGAGACTGCGCAGGGTATCTTCACGAACTTCAAGAACGTGATGACCACCTCCCGTCAGAAGCCGCCGTTCGGTATCGCGCAGGTTGGTAAGTCTTTCCGTAACGAGATCACCCCGGGCAACTTCATCTTCCGCACCCGCGAGTTCGAGCAGATGGAGATGGAGTTCTTCGTCAAGCCGGGCGAGGACGAAGAGTGGCACCAGTACTGGATCGATGACCGCCACCAGTGGTACATCGACCTGGGTATCAAGCCCGAGAACCTGCGTCTTTACGAACACCCGAAGGAGAAGCTGTCCCACTACTCCAAGCGCACCGTGGATGTGGAGTACGCCTTCCACTTCAACGGCTCCAAGTGGGGCGAGCTCGAGGGCGTAGCCAACCGCACCGATTACGACCTGCGCGTCCACTCCGAGGGCTCGGGCGAGGACTTGAGCTTCTACGACCAGACCACGGAGGAGCGTTGGATCCCTTACACCATCGAGCCCGCCGCCGGCCTTGGCCGTGCGATGATGGCCTTCCTTGTTGACGCCTACACGGAAGAAGAAGTACCGAATGCGAAGGGTGGCACGGATACCCGCACGGTGCTGAAGCTGGACCGTCGTCTAGCTCCCGTCAAGATCGCCGTTCTGCCTCTGTCCAAGAAGGAAACGCTGACTCCGACCGCGGAGAAGATCGCCGGCCAGCTGCGTGGCTTCTGGAACGTGGATTACGACACCTCCGGCGCTATCGGTCGCCGCTACCGTCGCCAGGACGAAATCGGCACGCCATTCTGCGTGACCGTCGACTTCGACACTCTCGAGGACAATGCCGTGACCGTCCGCGAGCGCGACACCATGGAGCAGGAGCGCATCAAGATCGAGGATCTGCAGAGCTACTTCGCTGAACGACTGGCGGGCTGCTAA
- a CDS encoding IS110 family transposase, whose amino-acid sequence MTYDYVIGMDVGKYFHHACVLDIDGTQVLSKRINQNEKSLRALFSAFSAHDHKVLVVVDQPNNIGRLTVAVAQELGIDVRYLPGLAMRQLSRIHAGNAKTDIRDAYIIAHAAKNLPESLRSVDRVEEAFLQLKVLNGIDEDLARSYTRLINQIRSALVGCYPQFEQALRGQIIHRKWVLHLLARYGGPTKIKRLGKAKATAFARRYKARNPEPVLDAIFAAISEQTVAIAGAHYAEMGVAMSAKDALLKLEHRTQIEQEVIELINDIPHTQILLSMPGIGPKTAAQILMTAGDMTDFPTAGHLASYAGLSPRTNQSGTSIMSNSLNRAGNKKLKNALWQSSFASIRFHERSRQFYERKRREGKRHNAAVVALARRRLNVLYAMMRNHKHYHDPAPSQEDLAA is encoded by the coding sequence ATGACCTACGACTATGTCATCGGCATGGACGTCGGTAAATACTTTCACCACGCTTGCGTCTTAGATATCGACGGCACCCAGGTGCTATCTAAGCGCATCAACCAAAACGAAAAATCCCTGCGCGCACTGTTTTCAGCGTTCAGCGCACACGACCACAAGGTCCTTGTCGTCGTGGACCAGCCCAATAACATTGGTCGACTAACTGTCGCGGTTGCTCAAGAACTCGGGATCGACGTGCGCTACCTTCCCGGTTTGGCTATGCGTCAACTCTCGCGCATCCACGCTGGCAATGCCAAAACTGATATCCGGGACGCCTATATCATCGCCCACGCTGCAAAGAACCTTCCGGAATCCCTCCGCAGCGTCGACCGCGTCGAAGAAGCCTTCCTCCAGTTGAAGGTCCTCAACGGTATCGACGAAGATTTAGCGCGCTCCTACACCAGGCTCATCAATCAGATTCGAAGTGCACTAGTAGGCTGCTACCCGCAATTCGAACAGGCCCTTCGCGGTCAGATAATTCACCGCAAGTGGGTTCTGCACCTACTTGCACGCTACGGCGGACCGACCAAGATAAAACGCCTCGGAAAGGCCAAGGCAACTGCCTTCGCTCGACGCTATAAGGCACGCAATCCTGAACCTGTCCTCGATGCCATTTTCGCTGCCATCTCTGAGCAAACAGTTGCCATTGCTGGTGCACACTATGCCGAAATGGGCGTAGCAATGTCGGCGAAGGACGCGCTTTTAAAGCTCGAGCACCGCACACAAATCGAGCAGGAAGTCATCGAGCTCATCAACGACATCCCCCACACTCAAATCCTGCTATCCATGCCAGGAATCGGACCAAAGACGGCAGCACAAATTCTCATGACCGCGGGCGACATGACCGACTTCCCGACAGCTGGGCACCTAGCCTCTTACGCTGGCTTATCACCTCGGACAAACCAGTCCGGGACCTCGATCATGTCGAACTCACTGAACCGAGCCGGCAATAAAAAATTAAAGAACGCCCTATGGCAATCATCTTTTGCATCCATCAGATTCCACGAGCGTTCCCGGCAATTCTATGAACGAAAGCGCCGTGAAGGCAAAAGACACAACGCCGCAGTAGTAGCACTAGCCCGCAGACGACTCAACGTCCTCTACGCCATGATGCGCAACCACAAGCACTACCACGATCCCGCACCATCACAGGAAGACCTAGCAGCCTAG